The genomic region TAGCGCTTACATGCATTAAGCCGCCGGCGCGGAAAAACACTTCCATAGCGGCGAGATTAGAATGTCCGCCGGGGCCGAACACATACACGATTTTATCTTTTTTTACGTGGTCGGCTACCATCCGCGCCGCTTTTAGAATATTTTTTTCTTCGGTATCGTATATTTCATCGATAATATCGAATACTTCTTTACGATACAATTTTAAAACATCACCTTCCATCATTTTTTTACCTCCAAAAAATATTAATTATTAAAATTGTCCAATGCTTTGTTTATAAGATTCTCCGTTTTAAGGCTGTACGTTCCGCACAACGCAAAATAGAGAGCCGACCCCTGCGGCTCGTAACCTCCTTCGGCAATCTGTCTTTCGGTGCACAGATAACCGATCATACCGTTCGTGTAACAGACGCATAAACCGTTTTTATCTCTTTGCCGTACGGCCGATGCATACTGCTGCGACATTTCGGCGTTAAAAAAATACACAGGTGAGGAACCGAAGTCGACGCGCGTTATTTCAAGCGTTTCATAATCGCGGAAGTTTTTTTCTATAGCTTTTTTCGCCCATTCGCGTCTAGCTTCGTCCTCCGCCTTAAGTGCAAGGGATGCGACTTCGTCTTTTGAAAAATCCTGCACAAGCGGAAGTTTGATGCGCGTTTTACGCAGCTTAAGATATTCTTCAACCGGAGAGCTTTGCTTTTTCAAAATATCTTTACACACCTTAAAAAAATCATCCGCAAAGACCATAACTTTTTCAAAATCTATGGAAGTAAAGCGGTTCCCGAGCACGCTGTTAGGGCGCAAATCGGCCGTACAACCCTGCAAAAAAATCGAAATGCTTTTAGGATACGCCTCGTCGAAACGCCGCAAAACGACTCCCGCGTAATCGGGATGCACGCTGTTTCCGGCGGAAAGATTATTGTGACACGCGTAGTGAACGGCAAAACCTTTAGGCTTACCGTCGCTTTTTTTTGCAAACTCAAAAATCGTTAAGTTCGTATCGGCGGGTACTTCGTAGTTCGGGAGCATACTGATGCCCTCTTCCGTTTTTTTTCTGCGGTACACGTTCATAGCGCATTCGCCGTTAAACCGCCGTATCGAAACTTCTTCCAAATCACGCTCCGCTTCGGCGATTCCGTCCAGCACTTTTTGCAATAAAAACTCTACATAGCTTTCGGACGCTGTTTCAAGCAGCGGAGTGAATGCGCATCCCGTTCCGGGCCCTGAGTGATTGTGTGACGCCGTAAACAGCACTTCGTCTTCGGTTATGCCGAGCTTTCGCTCGAGCATAGGCCGCGCGACGTCGATAAAATCGGGATTCCACCACAACAGATCCGCATATACGATGACGACGCGGCGGGCGGGCGTCTGCCAATAGTGAACGCGTAAAAAAATATCTTCCGTGACACAGGTGAAATTCTCCGTTCTGCTCGCATAGCCGCATAATCTGAGCGGTATGTCCGGAGAAATCATTAATTTTGCAATGCCGAGCCGTATCATATGAGCTCCGTGATTTTTATAAAATTGCGTAAGATGTGAAACGGATCTTTTACCGGAAGCGCGACAAGTTTATCCACAGGTTTTCCGTCACGCGTGCGTATCTGAATCCATTCTCCAATTTCGGCATTCGGAAAGGTTTTAAAAATATAGTCGAAGCTCTGCTTGTATATTTTATTAAATTCCTCGTCGCCGGTAAGCTTATACAGCAAAATATACGTATACAGAATCTCGGAATGCGGCCACCAAAGTTTCATATCCCAAGTATCGGTTATGAGCTTTTCATACTGAGAGCCCGTCGACGTGCCGTGCGGTTTTCCTCCTTCAAAATCCACAAAACGGAACAGTCCGCCGTATTCCGAATCCCAGCCGAGTCGCCACGTTTGTTTTGCTGTTTTACAGATACGAGGAAGATATTTTTCAAGCGAACCGAAGGCCTGAAGAAATTCTATTTGGAACCAGATATCTTCGATCGTGTGACCGGGATTAATATGTCGATCGAGCAGCCGCTCTTCTTTGTCGGAAAAATCGGATATGAATTCATTTATGTAGCCATCTTCGTTCATAAGGCGGTCGAGCACAAACTTTACGTTCTTTTTTCCGAATTCGACCGCATCGTCGGAGGAAAGCCCGAACGCTTCAAGCATACGTATGTATTCGTACACCGTATTCGTAAGTATCATAGGAATTCCGTGCGGGCGATAGCCTTCGGGAATCGGATACGGTTCCGTTAAAAAATTATTCGTTTCTACTCGCCGTTTGATGCTTTCATAAAGCGCTTTTGACGTATCGATCGCTTCCTGTTTTTTCGACAGCATGGCGTACTGAGATGAACCTATGAGCGCAAAACAGTCGGCATAAATACTCGCGTCGAAGCGTCCGGTGCGTTCGTCTCTTATTCTTTTTCCGTCGCGTGTGAGAAGATAACAGCACGTTTTATCTTCCATGACGGAATGGGAATTAATGAAATTCCAAGTACCGTCCGCCCACGTTTCAAGCAACGAAGCGTCGACGTTCGGCAAGATCTTTTTTTTTGCAGAATCGCACAAGCGGCACAAAATCCACAGCCATCTTCCCTCGGACCACGTAAATTTATTATCGCTTATTTTTTTATCGCCGTAATTGTTAATACAGTTGAGTATTCCTCCGTTTTCGATATCTACGAATTTGCTCCAATAAGGCAAAAAATTATCTTGAATTTGATCTACATATATTTTTTTTTCGGCGGAATAATTCATTTATGTCTCCCCCTGTAACGAGACTTTCAATCGATTTTCGCTTAAAGGGTATCCGTCTTTTCGGATACGCAGGGCGAACCGGCAGGTTTCAGCTCACCCTGCCGATTCAGTTTTTCAATTTTAACCACTATACATCAAAAACTCGGGGCTGTCCAAAACTTCAGCTTTTTTCAATCTAAAATCGGGCTGCTTAAAAACAGGCTACTTTTGAAACAGCCCCGGCAGAAGAGCCAGGCGTCCTTACGCTTTTTCTCCGAGATGCTGCAGCATGGTTTCCACTTCATCGGGTACTTTTTTGCCGCTCGCCTTATTAGCAAATCCGACAACGCAGTACACAATAAAGGCGACGAGAGTCGGCATGACGAGCCCTAAATCCGGAGGCAGTTTTAAAGCTCCGGCCTTTGTGAGCACAAATACCAAAAATCCGCCGAGAGTCGAAAGGATTGCAGCCTTTCCGTCACAGTGTTTAAATGCGGGAAAGAGTCCAAGCAAAAGCGGAATAGCCGTCGGCCCGAGCAGAGCGGCAAACCATGAAAGGATCATTCCGGCGACGCCGCCGAATTTTTGATTGATTAAACCGATGATGACGGTAAGCGCCATAAAGACAAAGGTTGTAACACGCGCAAGGTGAAGCCCTTCTTTGCCTTCCTGATCGATATTCTTTTTGAAAATCGGAAGTATGTCGCGCGTGATAACCGCTGAAATCGTATTGCAGTCCGACGTACACATGGAAAGCGTATTCGCATACATCGCGGCGAGGGACAGACCTATTAATCCCGTCGGCAAAAATTTCTTGCTTAAAGCAGCGAATAAATTTTTCGCGGCTTCAGCCTGAGTCCATCCTGAAAACACGAGAGGTCCAAGCCACATAGGCGTAAAGACTACGAGAGGCCATACCAAATACAACAGTGCGGAAAGCAGCGCGCCTTTGTGGGCGTTTTTGTCGTCTTTGCTGGAAATAAAGCGCGTAGCCAAACTCCATGTACCGCCGTTATAGCTCAATAAAATGACGAAGAAATAAAACAGCGACCACGTGACGGATCCTTGTCCGCGTCCCGGATTAAAGATAGAAACATGCCCTGCCGGGAGCGATTGAAACGCTTGGAATAAACCGAGATTCATTTCATTCTTCAGGAAAATAAGCGTACCGACAAAGAGCACAATACCTCCGACGGTTTGAATTACCCACTGGGCAAAATCCGTCCACAAGTCGGCAATTAAACCGCCTACGGACATATAGTAAATTGAAACGAGTGCGGAACTCAATACGCCGACCCAAAACGGAATGCCGGTAAAACCTTGTACGAGAATTCCGATCGAAGCCCACTTTGCTCCTACATCGATAAGCTTGCTCACGATACCCGCAACAGCGACAACCACTTGAGAGGCCGTGTCATAGCGTTTTTTGAGATATTCCGTAGGAGACTGAATACCGAGGAATTTTCTCAGGCGAGGCCAGCGCGGTACGATAATTATAGAACCGAGGGCAACGGCGATCGCGATGCTCATGCCCCACCAAAAATAAATCTGCGTTCCCGTAGCATACGCGATTCCCGCGTACCCTACAAACACGACACCGGAATATCCGGTTACATGATGAGAAACTCCAGCCAGCCACCAAGGAACCTTACCGCCTGCGACATAAAAGTCTTCCGCATTTTTGACGTTCTTTTTGGAATGCAAACCGATCAAAACCATTCCGACAAGAAATGCGACGACCATACCGTAATCGACCCAACTCATTGTTCCTCCTTGAATCTTATCGTAAACAAGTTCCTATCTTGAAAACGATTCGATTCGTGCGCTTTCGCACATGACTTTTTTATTAAACTTAATAAATCGTTTATTTATTAAGCATCCGACACAGGTATCTGTCTTTTCATCCTTACCGCCTCACTTTGTGATGAATTTTACGTACCGATTCCCGTATGATTAATTTAGGCTCGAGCATTATCCGATTTACGGCGACCGGTTTATTTTCAATGCGGTTAAGCAAAATATCCGCCGCCAGCCGTCCCGTTTCCTCAGCCGATTGATCGATCGTCGTAAGAGAAGGCACGAACATTTCACCGAACGGAATATTGTCGCAGCCGACGACCGAAATATCGGACGGTACGCGAACGCCGTCTTTTTCGAATCTTTTTATCAATCCTATCGCCGTCATATCGTTTACGGCAAAAACGGCATCCGGCAGATAACGCCTATTCATGAGCAATTCGGCGGCGTATTGTCCGCGATAAAAGCCGTCGTCGAAGCAGTCTTTTTGCCGATCCAAAACGGCGATCAGGGCATTCTGCGACGAAAAGCGTCTTCTCCTTTCTTTAAAAGCCTTTTTATATCCTTCAAAAAGCCGCTTTCGGCTGAACCTGTCGAGCGGACCGGATACGAAAACTATATCCTTATGCCCTTCATCGAACAAAAACTGTGCGGCCTTATATCCTGCGTCAAGAAAATCGAAACTGACGCTGTCGATTGCTGCATAGGCATACGGCTGATCGAACAGCACAAAGGGCACGGGGAGAGCTCGCAGAGTTCTGAGAAAAGCGCCGGCAAGATGTA from Treponema parvum harbors:
- a CDS encoding AGE family epimerase/isomerase produces the protein MNYSAEKKIYVDQIQDNFLPYWSKFVDIENGGILNCINNYGDKKISDNKFTWSEGRWLWILCRLCDSAKKKILPNVDASLLETWADGTWNFINSHSVMEDKTCCYLLTRDGKRIRDERTGRFDASIYADCFALIGSSQYAMLSKKQEAIDTSKALYESIKRRVETNNFLTEPYPIPEGYRPHGIPMILTNTVYEYIRMLEAFGLSSDDAVEFGKKNVKFVLDRLMNEDGYINEFISDFSDKEERLLDRHINPGHTIEDIWFQIEFLQAFGSLEKYLPRICKTAKQTWRLGWDSEYGGLFRFVDFEGGKPHGTSTGSQYEKLITDTWDMKLWWPHSEILYTYILLYKLTGDEEFNKIYKQSFDYIFKTFPNAEIGEWIQIRTRDGKPVDKLVALPVKDPFHILRNFIKITELI
- a CDS encoding sodium:solute symporter family protein, giving the protein MSWVDYGMVVAFLVGMVLIGLHSKKNVKNAEDFYVAGGKVPWWLAGVSHHVTGYSGVVFVGYAGIAYATGTQIYFWWGMSIAIAVALGSIIIVPRWPRLRKFLGIQSPTEYLKKRYDTASQVVVAVAGIVSKLIDVGAKWASIGILVQGFTGIPFWVGVLSSALVSIYYMSVGGLIADLWTDFAQWVIQTVGGIVLFVGTLIFLKNEMNLGLFQAFQSLPAGHVSIFNPGRGQGSVTWSLFYFFVILLSYNGGTWSLATRFISSKDDKNAHKGALLSALLYLVWPLVVFTPMWLGPLVFSGWTQAEAAKNLFAALSKKFLPTGLIGLSLAAMYANTLSMCTSDCNTISAVITRDILPIFKKNIDQEGKEGLHLARVTTFVFMALTVIIGLINQKFGGVAGMILSWFAALLGPTAIPLLLGLFPAFKHCDGKAAILSTLGGFLVFVLTKAGALKLPPDLGLVMPTLVAFIVYCVVGFANKASGKKVPDEVETMLQHLGEKA
- a CDS encoding LacI family DNA-binding transcriptional regulator translates to MQDKSKKKTTISDIAKRAGVSSATVSRVLSGSDYPVNREVRKEIERIAVGMRYKPNVFGQLLRGGTSREIGVIIPSLSNPFYAELVSAVERECFDRGYMPIICSSQNQFQLETKHLDIFQRKQVAGLLLSSIHLAGAFLRTLRALPVPFVLFDQPYAYAAIDSVSFDFLDAGYKAAQFLFDEGHKDIVFVSGPLDRFSRKRLFEGYKKAFKERRRRFSSQNALIAVLDRQKDCFDDGFYRGQYAAELLMNRRYLPDAVFAVNDMTAIGLIKRFEKDGVRVPSDISVVGCDNIPFGEMFVPSLTTIDQSAEETGRLAADILLNRIENKPVAVNRIMLEPKLIIRESVRKIHHKVRR